From one Variovorax sp. PBL-H6 genomic stretch:
- a CDS encoding aromatic-ring-hydroxylating dioxygenase subunit beta yields the protein MGFEDYFALNQLYADYARAVDSGNWDLWPAFFIDDCSYRLQPRENHERGLPLATLSFESRGMLEDRVYGIRETLFHDPYYQRHVVGQPLVHKVDADGTIHSEANYAVFRTKLSELSTVFNVGRYIDTVVRRPEGLKFASRLVVYDSEMIPNSIIYPI from the coding sequence GCTCTACGCCGACTACGCGCGCGCCGTCGATTCCGGCAACTGGGACCTGTGGCCCGCCTTCTTCATCGACGACTGCAGCTATCGCCTGCAGCCGCGCGAGAACCACGAGCGCGGCCTGCCGCTGGCCACGCTGTCCTTCGAGAGCCGGGGCATGCTGGAGGACCGCGTCTACGGGATTCGCGAGACGCTGTTCCACGACCCGTACTACCAACGCCACGTGGTCGGCCAGCCGCTCGTGCACAAGGTCGACGCGGACGGCACCATCCACAGCGAGGCCAACTACGCGGTGTTCCGCACCAAGCTGAGCGAGCTGTCGACGGTGTTCAACGTCGGCCGCTACATCGACACCGTAGTGCGCCGGCCGGAAGGGCTGAAGTTCGCGTCGCGGCTGGTGGTCTATGACAGCGAAATGATCCCGAACTCCATCATTTATCCGATCTGA